A region from the Hydrogenimonas sp. genome encodes:
- a CDS encoding aspartate aminotransferase: MGEDMSGFDTPVDRSGTCSVKYEERLAKFGDAEVLPLWVADMDLPSPGCVTKALEKRAKHPLYGYTIYPERFFAAISGWMEERHGWSVERDSIVPVPGVVPALNLLVRALTKKGEGILIQPPVYHPFFRLGRNHGRRLLENPLVLKDGRYEIDFDDFRRRANEAKLFILCSPHNPAGRVWSEEELEKIGRICIEEEVVIISDEVHADIVYRPHTHTPVAKISKEISDITITLNAPSKTFNIAGLNTAYAIVQNDSLRRRLEAELKRFDLTMGNVFGIEALTAAYEGGAEWLEELLSYLEKNIGFVRRFLEEKIPSIEAIETEATYLMWLDCRKLGMGDDELERFFIHGAKLGLNSGVSFGEGGSGFMRLNVACPKAVLEEAMERLESAFHP, from the coding sequence ATGGGAGAAGATATGAGCGGCTTCGATACGCCTGTCGACAGAAGCGGCACATGCAGCGTCAAGTACGAGGAGCGCCTCGCTAAGTTCGGAGATGCGGAGGTGCTGCCTCTCTGGGTAGCCGACATGGATCTCCCCTCACCCGGGTGTGTGACCAAAGCCCTCGAAAAACGTGCGAAGCACCCTCTATACGGCTATACAATCTACCCCGAAAGATTCTTTGCCGCCATTTCCGGATGGATGGAAGAGCGGCACGGATGGAGCGTAGAGAGGGACTCCATAGTTCCCGTACCCGGCGTGGTTCCCGCGCTCAATCTCCTTGTGAGAGCCCTTACGAAAAAAGGTGAAGGGATTCTGATACAGCCGCCCGTATACCACCCCTTTTTCAGGCTCGGAAGAAACCACGGGAGAAGACTGCTCGAAAATCCCCTGGTTCTCAAGGATGGTCGGTACGAAATAGATTTCGACGACTTCCGCAGGAGGGCGAATGAGGCGAAGCTCTTCATACTCTGCTCTCCGCACAATCCGGCCGGAAGGGTCTGGAGCGAAGAGGAGCTGGAGAAGATCGGCCGTATATGCATCGAAGAGGAGGTCGTCATCATCAGCGACGAGGTGCATGCGGATATCGTATACCGCCCGCACACCCACACCCCCGTCGCGAAAATCTCCAAAGAGATCTCCGATATTACGATCACGCTCAACGCCCCGTCGAAAACGTTCAACATAGCGGGCCTGAACACCGCCTACGCAATCGTGCAGAACGACTCTCTGAGGCGGCGTCTCGAGGCCGAACTGAAACGTTTCGATCTTACGATGGGAAACGTTTTCGGAATCGAAGCGCTGACAGCCGCATACGAAGGGGGCGCAGAGTGGCTCGAAGAGCTTCTCTCATATCTTGAAAAAAACATCGGATTCGTGAGGAGGTTTTTGGAGGAGAAGATCCCCTCCATCGAGGCGATAGAGACGGAGGCTACCTACCTGATGTGGTTAGATTGCAGAAAGCTTGGAATGGGCGATGATGAGTTGGAGAGGTTCTTCATACACGGTGCGAAACTCGGATTGAACAGCGGAGTCAGCTTCGGCGAAGGCGGTAGCGGATTCATGAGGCTGAACGTCGCCTGCCCCAAAGCGGTGCTGGAAGAGGCGATGGAGAGACTCGAAAGTGCCTTTCACCCCTGA
- a CDS encoding putative protein produces MIAVSDILGNGPELMPNIVVIVATLLVTALLFSKPIEKSGWWAATAVPLASIIGSGFLVVAPILQMSTGRMAVAAMLLLVTLAYMIGAAIRFNIRYVEPKLAGGTLHRAPYTLEILSQWALAFAYIVSVTYYLTLFGDFLLRGAGMVDPMLSKSVTSAVILFIAFYGQHRGFNFLGRFEAVKLGIIAGLLAGLVFGNTEAFLHGVWQLPAEHVKPGWHEMQMVLGMLIVVQGFETSRYLGERFPPQLRIRSMRYAQWISGGIYVAYIALMLYYFKYPLPPEGQDTAIITLSKHIATILPVMLVALALIAQFDAAVADAQGGSGLLSELSRKRVSTGLGYIVIAAGGLIIVWSSNVFEVIVYASKSFAVYYTLQASVAALTALKHEDIPHRYAKFFGFSLVASAALSVVVFGIPAQG; encoded by the coding sequence ATGATAGCCGTTTCGGATATTCTGGGCAACGGCCCGGAGCTTATGCCGAACATTGTCGTAATAGTCGCCACCCTTCTCGTAACCGCGCTGCTCTTTTCCAAGCCGATAGAGAAGAGCGGCTGGTGGGCCGCTACGGCCGTTCCCCTCGCCTCGATCATAGGAAGCGGCTTTCTCGTGGTGGCACCGATACTGCAGATGAGCACGGGGCGTATGGCCGTAGCCGCGATGCTTCTGCTGGTGACGCTCGCCTATATGATAGGAGCCGCGATCCGGTTCAACATAAGGTACGTGGAGCCCAAGCTCGCCGGCGGTACTCTTCACAGGGCGCCCTATACGCTGGAGATTCTCTCACAGTGGGCGCTCGCTTTCGCCTATATCGTCTCCGTCACATACTATCTTACCCTTTTTGGGGACTTTCTGCTCAGAGGTGCCGGTATGGTGGACCCGATGCTCTCAAAAAGCGTCACTTCCGCCGTGATTCTCTTTATCGCCTTCTACGGTCAGCACAGGGGATTCAACTTTCTGGGTCGTTTCGAAGCGGTGAAGCTGGGTATCATAGCGGGGCTGTTGGCAGGTCTGGTTTTTGGCAATACGGAGGCCTTTTTGCACGGGGTCTGGCAGCTTCCCGCCGAGCATGTAAAGCCGGGCTGGCATGAGATGCAGATGGTGCTGGGAATGCTCATAGTGGTGCAGGGCTTCGAAACCTCCAGGTACCTGGGAGAGAGGTTCCCGCCGCAGCTTAGAATCCGCTCCATGCGCTACGCGCAGTGGATATCTGGCGGCATCTATGTGGCCTACATAGCCCTTATGCTCTACTACTTCAAATACCCGCTTCCGCCCGAGGGGCAGGATACCGCCATAATCACACTCTCGAAGCATATAGCCACGATTCTGCCCGTGATGCTGGTGGCGCTGGCGCTGATAGCGCAGTTCGATGCCGCGGTGGCCGATGCGCAGGGGGGAAGCGGACTTCTGAGCGAGCTGAGCAGAAAGAGGGTATCTACGGGGCTGGGTTACATAGTGATAGCGGCGGGAGGGTTGATTATCGTCTGGAGTTCGAACGTTTTCGAAGTGATCGTCTACGCTTCCAAATCTTTTGCCGTCTACTATACACTCCAGGCCTCGGTGGCGGCCCTCACCGCTTTGAAACATGAAGATATTCCGCACCGCTACGCGAAATTTTTCGGCTTCTCCCTTGTAGCATCCGCTGCACTTTCGGTGGTGGTTTTCGGAATACCGGCTCAGGGGTGA
- a CDS encoding 2-dehydropantoate 2-reductase: MKVAVVGAGGVGGYIAAMLARAGEDICVVARGTHKEAIEREGVTVRVGGETLPPVLVSVTDDPAKLSEKFDVVLFCVKGYDLESAALSMREAIGKNTLLLPLGNGVGNDEVLKRIYPENPVANGAVYIVSRIVKPGFIEVKGRGAFIVMGMEGASHPALNELADALGKAGIKTKVSDRIKTDLWRKFLLISAMATLTTCYDEPMGAVMAEHPEEFDRILREILEVGRKEGAKLSEEDIDSVKEQLKKVPYDSPTSMWLDFKAGRESELEQLSGYVVKKAAEHSIEVPLMKKCYGELKRR, from the coding sequence GTGAAGGTAGCCGTTGTAGGCGCGGGCGGCGTAGGTGGTTACATCGCCGCTATGCTTGCGCGCGCCGGAGAAGATATCTGCGTAGTCGCCCGCGGCACTCACAAGGAGGCGATAGAGAGGGAAGGAGTTACGGTACGAGTGGGCGGGGAGACTCTGCCTCCGGTTCTGGTTTCAGTTACGGACGACCCGGCGAAACTCTCCGAAAAGTTCGATGTCGTACTCTTTTGTGTAAAGGGGTACGATCTCGAAAGTGCCGCACTCTCCATGAGAGAGGCGATAGGGAAGAATACGCTGCTTCTGCCGCTGGGAAACGGTGTCGGGAACGATGAGGTACTGAAGCGGATATACCCAGAAAACCCGGTAGCGAACGGAGCGGTCTACATAGTCTCCCGTATAGTCAAACCGGGCTTCATAGAGGTGAAGGGAAGAGGCGCATTTATTGTCATGGGTATGGAGGGCGCTTCCCATCCGGCCCTGAATGAGCTGGCCGACGCTCTCGGAAAAGCCGGAATCAAAACGAAGGTGAGCGACCGTATAAAGACGGATCTCTGGAGAAAGTTTCTGCTCATATCGGCGATGGCTACACTCACTACCTGCTACGACGAGCCTATGGGAGCCGTTATGGCGGAGCACCCCGAAGAGTTCGACAGAATACTCCGCGAGATATTGGAGGTCGGCAGGAAGGAGGGTGCGAAACTGAGTGAAGAAGATATCGACTCGGTAAAAGAGCAGCTCAAAAAGGTGCCCTACGACTCGCCCACATCCATGTGGCTCGATTTCAAGGCCGGAAGAGAGAGTGAGCTTGAACAGCTGAGCGGCTATGTCGTCAAAAAAGCGGCAGAGCACTCCATCGAAGTGCCGCTGATGAAAAAGTGCTACGGGGAGCTGAAGAGAAGATGA
- a CDS encoding carbonic anhydrase — MKRENWLKGVEAFRSIHFKKHEKDFLELVEKGQNPKALFIGCSDSRVLPNLITSTGPGDLFVVRNVGNLVPPFKPDNDFHATAAGIEYAVNHLNVGEIIVCGHSDCGACKALYEDHSGREEDMIHTIKWLELGLPAKELALKSVVDGNRAELQEATEKFSVIFQLQNLFTYPNIRQKVEAGELFLHGWYYRIESGEVEYYDPDEHAFFPLEKEQKG, encoded by the coding sequence ATGAAGAGGGAGAACTGGCTTAAAGGGGTGGAGGCTTTCCGCTCCATACATTTCAAAAAGCATGAGAAGGATTTTCTGGAGCTTGTGGAGAAGGGGCAGAACCCCAAAGCTCTCTTTATAGGATGCAGCGACTCCAGGGTGCTGCCGAATCTTATTACCTCGACTGGCCCCGGAGACCTTTTCGTAGTGAGAAATGTCGGGAATCTCGTTCCCCCTTTCAAGCCCGACAACGACTTCCACGCCACTGCTGCGGGTATAGAGTACGCGGTGAACCATCTGAATGTGGGTGAGATCATTGTCTGCGGCCACAGCGACTGCGGGGCATGCAAGGCTCTATACGAAGATCACAGCGGCCGTGAAGAGGATATGATACACACTATAAAGTGGCTGGAGCTTGGCCTTCCCGCTAAAGAGCTGGCTCTAAAGAGTGTAGTCGACGGAAACCGGGCCGAGCTTCAGGAGGCGACGGAGAAGTTTTCGGTGATTTTCCAGCTGCAGAATCTGTTTACATATCCGAATATTCGGCAGAAGGTGGAGGCCGGAGAGCTCTTTCTGCACGGATGGTATTACCGCATAGAGAGCGGGGAGGTGGAGTATTACGATCCGGACGAACACGCCTTTTTCCCTCTTGAGAAGGAGCAAAAAGGGTGA
- a CDS encoding autotransporter adhesin yields MRNMLLGSAVLASLLYFTGCGSVDNNTSTIGAASTGVLVDAPVAGVDYECSGGKNGVTGTNGEFQFNEGDTCKFSIGSLPLGDVLAKTIVTPKDLLGTQDFNDTKVLNLAKLLWALDSDGNVTNGIQIDSNITESLSALSLATDDPDDIFDAFEDYIEDIAEALGNDIDAEISMYNDDDILKHLEKSEMEAEYAYTDLPLVALSRDHFTGKTFYMDDDITLTFNSNGSFTEVYTDDGVTTTFTGGWTIAGDRLVLIKNSGSGISSEFIVFTEITDTYARFIAFLSDDVEGGTAMIVSSATATDGTAFNLKSDIKFSDFANKQFTTADGVVSLYPDGSYTDIGSEWSIAGSWTIVDNYLVLNGKDTTFNSISFAGVDANNTSKVYIFSENGASEKNVTISDLNSTLPERDVTNRVALSKDLFSDKKIVINDTILELEADGEYKEKGSNYEAEGSWTILDNYLVLTGRENYGSPIFAIIAFSDINAASATFTIYSADGVESITSAPVSVLEDD; encoded by the coding sequence ATGAGAAATATGCTGTTAGGCAGTGCCGTATTGGCTTCGTTACTCTATTTTACCGGATGCGGTAGCGTAGATAATAACACATCCACCATAGGTGCCGCCAGCACCGGAGTTTTGGTAGATGCACCGGTTGCCGGAGTAGATTACGAGTGCTCCGGCGGTAAAAACGGGGTTACAGGAACAAACGGTGAGTTCCAGTTCAACGAAGGAGATACCTGTAAGTTCAGCATAGGCTCCCTGCCGCTGGGAGATGTTCTTGCAAAAACCATCGTTACGCCCAAGGATCTGCTTGGAACCCAGGACTTCAACGATACGAAAGTGCTGAACCTTGCAAAACTGCTATGGGCTCTTGATTCAGACGGTAACGTAACCAACGGTATACAGATAGACAGCAATATAACCGAAAGTCTCTCCGCGTTGAGCCTTGCGACGGATGATCCCGATGATATCTTCGACGCCTTCGAAGACTATATCGAAGATATCGCGGAGGCTTTAGGGAATGACATCGATGCCGAAATCTCCATGTACAACGACGATGACATACTGAAGCACCTGGAGAAGAGCGAAATGGAGGCCGAGTACGCCTACACCGATCTCCCTCTCGTAGCACTGAGCAGAGACCACTTCACCGGCAAAACGTTCTACATGGATGACGATATAACTCTTACGTTCAATTCGAATGGATCCTTCACGGAAGTCTATACCGACGATGGGGTAACGACTACCTTCACCGGGGGCTGGACCATAGCCGGAGACAGACTTGTACTGATAAAAAACAGCGGCAGCGGTATATCTTCTGAGTTCATCGTATTTACAGAAATAACCGATACATATGCCAGATTCATAGCTTTCCTGAGTGACGACGTAGAGGGCGGTACGGCAATGATTGTTTCAAGCGCAACCGCAACAGACGGCACCGCTTTCAACCTGAAGTCAGATATCAAGTTTTCCGACTTTGCAAATAAACAGTTCACAACCGCCGATGGAGTAGTAAGTCTCTATCCGGACGGAAGCTATACCGATATAGGCAGTGAATGGTCTATAGCAGGTTCCTGGACAATTGTAGACAACTACCTGGTGCTAAACGGAAAAGATACCACATTCAACTCCATAAGCTTTGCCGGGGTGGATGCGAACAACACCTCCAAAGTCTATATTTTCAGTGAAAACGGAGCGAGTGAAAAGAACGTAACTATATCCGATCTGAACTCCACCCTGCCTGAGCGCGATGTCACAAACAGAGTCGCGTTAAGCAAGGATCTGTTCAGCGATAAAAAAATAGTTATAAACGACACCATACTGGAGTTGGAAGCGGATGGAGAGTATAAAGAGAAGGGGTCAAACTATGAAGCCGAAGGCTCATGGACCATTCTGGACAACTATCTTGTATTGACCGGTCGCGAAAATTACGGAAGCCCGATTTTCGCCATTATCGCATTCTCCGACATAAACGCCGCCTCTGCGACCTTTACGATATACTCTGCAGACGGGGTTGAAAGCATCACCTCCGCCCCGGTTTCAGTTCTGGAAGATGACTGA